A DNA window from Haloactinospora alba contains the following coding sequences:
- a CDS encoding tetratricopeptide repeat protein translates to MVIQNRRRWLASARAACARSLELDVNQDPGLLLQAGRVHRWLGGYSAASSSLRDVLRLDPENVPARRELAELHARGMRLRRALLLYRSILATDPGADLGRSFQETFSYVFRWIFATSVIVGFSSALAQVAESYPDSSAHAGRIFFGFVLVLMVAWPTLQLLSVLGPVLRLLRELRGIVLQAALVLAMAVSAGAVSWTSGAVAAGSFVAFLASFAGYRVAEKRGWSL, encoded by the coding sequence GTGGTGATCCAGAACCGAAGGCGCTGGCTGGCCAGCGCCCGAGCGGCCTGTGCGCGGAGCCTGGAACTGGACGTGAACCAGGATCCCGGGCTGCTCCTGCAGGCGGGCCGTGTCCACCGCTGGCTCGGTGGCTACTCCGCCGCGTCCTCCTCCCTACGGGACGTTCTGCGTCTGGACCCCGAGAACGTTCCAGCCAGGCGGGAACTCGCCGAACTCCACGCCCGCGGGATGCGCCTGCGGCGGGCGCTGCTGTTGTACCGGTCGATCCTCGCGACCGACCCCGGAGCGGATCTCGGCCGCTCCTTCCAGGAAACCTTTTCCTACGTGTTCCGCTGGATCTTCGCCACTTCGGTGATCGTCGGTTTCAGCTCGGCCCTGGCGCAGGTTGCCGAGTCCTATCCGGACAGTTCCGCCCACGCGGGGCGGATCTTCTTCGGTTTCGTGCTGGTTCTCATGGTTGCGTGGCCGACACTCCAGCTGCTGAGCGTTCTCGGACCCGTTCTGCGCCTCCTGCGGGAGCTGCGCGGGATCGTTCTCCAGGCCGCGCTGGTCCTGGCGATGGCAGTCTCGGCCGGGGCGGTTTCCTGGACCTCGGGTGCGGTCGCGGCGGGGTCCTTCGTGGCGTTCCTCGCGTCGTTCGCGGGATACCGCGTCGCCGAGAAGCGGGGGTGGTCGCTATGA
- a CDS encoding DUF6177 family protein produces the protein MTARHPAVDHSTTGALVALQERPVVWFSSWLADAVSASAANSQGLQVVTPAHSRVTFPLRTVLTKPGGRWVVRESDGSGHYDGLTGVPLVWDDDAGYVTAPEHRLPDSGKREGKAAAAPSPTFRAGASELGGHLLLDLRLLHPATEDLRLGGAAESLSRTFAGAAPAGWGTSEPALAVWDRDGLTALCRQRAPQPTWTVLVGPEGRPFLGTQRVSRVRSGVKESLTVMAARSAGEELPLGSLPEVVREFAGQGTLQSLTAYRLPGRPDGTYEPRAPSLPVPVGMAVGPEGVAEAGLAHALDAPSTGHRLGPSMFPAVWFPLGSGTDPAAWRRLDELLRHFRPDGGQPA, from the coding sequence GTGACGGCACGGCACCCCGCGGTGGACCACAGCACCACCGGCGCGCTGGTCGCCCTCCAGGAGCGGCCCGTGGTTTGGTTCTCCTCGTGGCTGGCCGACGCGGTCTCGGCCAGCGCCGCGAACAGCCAGGGGCTGCAGGTGGTGACCCCCGCCCACTCCCGCGTCACGTTCCCGCTGCGCACCGTGCTGACCAAACCCGGCGGCCGGTGGGTGGTGCGCGAGTCCGACGGCAGCGGCCACTACGACGGCCTCACCGGCGTTCCTCTGGTGTGGGACGACGACGCGGGCTACGTCACCGCTCCCGAACACCGCCTCCCGGACTCCGGGAAGAGGGAGGGAAAGGCCGCGGCCGCACCGTCGCCCACCTTCCGCGCGGGAGCATCCGAGCTGGGCGGCCACCTCCTCCTCGACCTGCGGCTGCTGCACCCGGCCACGGAGGACCTCAGGCTCGGCGGCGCGGCGGAGTCGCTGTCACGCACGTTCGCCGGCGCCGCTCCGGCCGGGTGGGGAACGAGCGAACCGGCGCTGGCGGTGTGGGACCGGGACGGTCTCACCGCGCTGTGCCGCCAGCGGGCCCCGCAGCCGACCTGGACGGTGCTCGTCGGTCCCGAGGGCCGCCCGTTCCTCGGGACCCAGCGGGTGTCGCGCGTCCGCTCCGGGGTGAAGGAGAGCCTCACGGTCATGGCGGCCCGCTCCGCCGGGGAGGAGCTCCCGCTCGGCAGCCTCCCCGAGGTGGTTCGGGAGTTCGCCGGGCAGGGAACGCTGCAGAGCCTGACGGCCTACCGCCTGCCGGGCCGCCCGGACGGGACCTACGAGCCCCGCGCCCCCTCCCTGCCGGTGCCGGTGGGGATGGCCGTCGGCCCGGAGGGCGTCGCCGAGGCGGGCCTGGCCCACGCGCTGGACGCCCCCAGCACGGGGCACCGCCTGGGGCCGTCGATGTTTCCCGCCGTGTGGTTCCCCCTGGGCAGCGGCACCGACCCGGCGGCGTGGCGTCGGCTGGACGAGCTGCTGCGCCACTTCCGCCCCGACGGGGGCCAGCCCGCCTGA